The Malaclemys terrapin pileata isolate rMalTer1 chromosome 24, rMalTer1.hap1, whole genome shotgun sequence genome contains a region encoding:
- the C2CD4C gene encoding C2 calcium-dependent domain-containing protein 4C translates to MWLLERIRGSVENGVARAGDSGDKQSKGPLYSNVLTPDKIPDFFIPPKLTTVPAEAEGAEGKAKPNLGTSASEQNLSARKPPRSPRLPVKAASESKNLLKAASRHIIQIESADEWASEEDFSTNADPQAQTAMSLPYVPKAQTSYGFATLMESPHTRRKESLFHSEHGSLCQSQATSPSSQRKAGAGGGKVNGESARLTPSDIGMSLMNPYRYFSGGESDTCSSAESSPFSSPLLSRSVSLLKIFSQDSQAKVIKLKHSVARNSSLSTDDSSADTSPSSQRRMRCATPPAGAAGGAPAQSLLPLDSPDRLHKEHTIRLSKGGSMRLTAEYDAANARLRVRVIAAEELFDKLCDARSINCCVSLCLNPGKVQKQRSTIIKNSRNPVFNEDFFFDCLGAGNVKKMALKVKVVNKGSSLKRDTLLGERELPLTSLLPFL, encoded by the coding sequence atgtggcTTTTGGAGAGGATCCGGGGCTCGGTGGAGAATGGGGTTGCCCGGGCCGGCGACTCGGGGGATAAGCAGTCCAAGGGCCCCCTGTACAGCAACGTGCTGACCCCCGATAAGATCCCGGATTTCTTCATCCCGCCCAAGCTCACCACGGTGCCGGCCGAGGCCGAGGGGGCGGAGGGGAAAGCCAAGCCCAACCTTGGCACCTCGGCCTCGGAGCAGAACCTGTCGGCCCGCAAGCCCCCGCGCAGCCCCCGCCTGCCGGTCAAGGCTGCCTCGGAGAGCAAGAACCTGCTGAAGGCCGCCAGCCGGCACATCATCCAGATCGAGAGCGCCGACGAATGGGCCTCAGAGGAGGACTTCAGCACCAACGCCGACCCCCAGGCCCAGACGGCCATGTCCCTCCCCTATGTGCCCAAGGCCCAGACCTCCTACGGCTTTGCCACCCTCATGGAGAGCCCCCATACCCGGCGCAAGGAGTCCCTCTTCCACAGCGAGCACGGCAGCCTGTGCCAGTCGCAGGCGACCTCGCCCAGCTCCCAGCGCAAGGCGGGGGCCGGCGGGGGCAAGGTGAACGGGGAGAGCGCCCGCCTGACCCCCTCCGACATCGGCATGTCCCTCATGAACCCCTACCGCTACTTCAGCGGGGGGGAGAGCGACACCTGCTCATCGGCCGAGTCCTCGCCCTTCAGCTCGCCACTGCTCTCCCGCTCCGTCTCCCTGCTCAAAATCTTCAGCCAGGACAGCCAGGCGAAGGTCATCAAACTCAAGCACTCGGTGGCCCGGAACAGCTCCCTCTCCACCGACGACAGCTCGGCCGACACCAGCCCCAGCTCGCAGCGGCGCATGCGGTGTGCCACGCCCCCggcgggggcggcggggggcgccCCGGCCCAGTCCCTCCTGCCTTTGGACTCGCCGGACCGCCTGCACAAGGAGCACACCATCCGGCTGAGCAAAGGCGGCAGCATGCGGCTCACGGCCGAGTACGACGCCGCCAACGCCCGGCTGCGGGTGCGGGTCATCGCGGCCGAGGAGCTGTTCGACAAGCTGTGCGACGCCCGCTCCATCAACTGCTGCGTCTCCCTCTGCCTCAACCCGGGCAAGGTGCAGAAGCAGCGCAGCACCATCATCAAGAACAGCCGCAACCCCGTCTTCAACGAGGACTTCTTCTTCGACTGCCTGGGCGCCGGCAACGTCAAGAAGATGGCCCTCAAGGTCAAGGTGGTCAACAAGGGCAGCAGCTTGAAGCGGGACACGCTGCTGGGCGAGAGGGAGCTCCCGCTCACCTCTCTGCTGCCCTTCTTATAA